One window of the Rhipicephalus sanguineus isolate Rsan-2018 chromosome 2, BIME_Rsan_1.4, whole genome shotgun sequence genome contains the following:
- the LOC119382240 gene encoding uncharacterized protein LOC119382240 — protein MASQMLPSFDESTDKWNPYLIKAEAYFEANGITESSKKRALLVAALSTQTVQVLAGRVAPRKPNSLTYDEVTETLNEYYDPKRNEIAESYKFFSRSQLEGESVRAFLIEIRRIADNCNFGSSLDRMIRDRIVCGRLPVLGELELMVTYQGVAVECKLVVLDCVGPSLCGRDLINMLDKAGASVLEVAPGTVQAISHDNTRAEYTDVFSEELGLIKGPPASLMLKEGAVPKFCKARSLPYALRDKVAKELERLVSLGILSPVKHSNWATPIVPVLKKDGTVRICGDFKATLNQACETEQYPLPVIQDMFASLGGGEVFSTLDLKDAYNQVPLDEGARKLCVINTHLGLFCYNRLPFGISSAPAIFQRKMDTMLAGLPGVQAYLDDVLVSEKVADNGARLKAVLQRFREHGVKLRRTPNKSGKSPSEMLLGYQIRSRLDTCFPKSGGGATCASQERVPPANSRVHVRNYGTGSKWIPGQVIATSGTRMVTVETPETIVRRHVDQVRLQPREVQSQVSAEHVRTDEPPVSPKESVPHPDASLRERAEQQKPSLKKGRNTCVPALLPPDLEAPGA, from the exons ATGGCTTCCCAGATGCTTCCGAGCTTTGACGAGAGCACAGATAAGTGGAACCCGTACTTGATCAAAGCAGAAGCGTACTTCGAAGCAAACGGCATTACTGAGTCAAGCAAGAAAAGAGCACTTCTTGTAGCTGCGCTGAGCACGCAGACCGTTCAAGTTCTTGCCGGAAGAGTAGCTCCCCGGAAGCCGAATTCCTTGACTTATGACGAAGTTACCGAAACCTTGAATGAGTACTATGACCCTAAACGCAACGAAATTGCGGAGAGCTACAAGTTCTTCAGCCGCTCCCAATTGGAGGGGGAATCGGTTCGCGCTTTTCTCATCGAGATCCGCCGCATTGCAGACAACTGCAACTTTGGCAGCTCCCTTGACAGAATGATCCGGGACAGGATTGTTTGCG GAAGACTACCAGTACTAGGTGAACTTGAACTGATGGTTACGTACCAAGGCGTGGCGGTGGAATGTAAGCTCGTAGTACTAGACTGCGTTGGACCAAGCCTGTGCGGACGAGACCTCATAAACATGCTGGACAAGGCTGGAGCTTCGGTACTGGAAGTGGCACCAGGCACAGTACAAGCCATCAGCCACGACAACACTCGCGCTGAATACACGGACGTCTTCTCGGAGGAACTGGGACTGATCAAGGGGCCCCCAGCCAGCTTGATGCTGAAGGAGGGTGCTGTTCCCAAGTTTTGCAAAGCGAGATCACTTCCGTATGCCCTCCGTGACAAAGTGGCGAAGGAGTTGGAACGGCTGGTGTCCCTGGGCATTTTATCACCCGTGAAACATTCGAACTGGGCGACTCCCATAGTGCCCGTGCTTAAGAAGGATGGCACAGTTCGTATTTGCGGGGATTTTAAAGCCACGTTGAACCAAGCCTGTGAAACGGAACAATATCCCCTTCCGGTGATCCAGGACATGTTTGCGTCATTAGGCGGTGGGGAAGTGTTCAGTACGCTAGACCTGAAAGATGCCTACAACCAGGTGCCATTAGACGAAGGTGCACGCAAGCTGTGCGTAATTAACACGCATCTGGGACTCTTCTGCTACAACAGGCTGCCATTCGGTATTTCCTCGGCTCCGGCCATATTTCAGAGGAAAATGGATACCATGCTGGCAGGTCTTCCTGGAGTGCAagcgtacttggacgacgtgCTTGTGTCTGAAAAGGTGGCAGACAACGGAGCTCGGCTGAAAGCAGTCTTGCAGCGCTTCCGGGAACACGGGGTGAAGCTGAG AAGAACGCCCAACAAAAGCGGGAAGTCGCCATCGGAGATGCTTCTAGGCTATCAGATCAGATCGCGCCTGGATACCTGTTTTCCAAAGTCCGGTGGAGGAGCAACATGTGCAAGCCAGGAACGCGTGCCCCCTGCGAACAGCCGTGTGCACGTGCGCAACTACGGTACCGGAAGCAAATGGATACCAGGACAGGTGATAGCTACATCTGGGACGCGAATGGTCACCGTGGAAACGCCTGAAACAATTGTCCGACGGCATGTTGATCAAGTTCGCCTTCAGCCTAGGGAAGTGCAATCGCAGGTCTCGGCGGAACACGTGCGCACGGACGAACCGCCAGTCAGCCCAAAAGAATCGGTGCCGCACCCTGATGCAAGCCTGCGAGAACG